In one window of Juglans regia cultivar Chandler chromosome 3, Walnut 2.0, whole genome shotgun sequence DNA:
- the LOC109014339 gene encoding protein MODIFIER OF SNC1 11-like, which translates to MATASEKSDPNIPAQENPKKTLDPTVSATAITLDQHEDQPNDTNIQPSSQSSVPAARSETGESQKDGDDSKSAVATAGSPSGDDCQASSIQKKIRRAERFGITLQLTEEEKRNSRAERFGTGSPLHGSETLKKSEEHKRKARAERFGLRDSSVVTDEEIKKKATSDEEAKEKATTDVEAKKKATTDEEAKKKARLARFAPVSKTDALEEEKRKARTIRFSSSPSNSLSQVNGKGDLAQNAAITGETGGGA; encoded by the exons ATGGCAACCGCATCTGAGAAATCTGACCCCAATATTCCCGCCCAAGAAAACCCTAAGAAAACCCTAGACCCTACGGTCTCTGCCACCGCCATAACACTAGATCAGCACGAAGACCAGCCCAATGATACTAACATTCAACCTTCTTCTCAATCTTCAGTACCTGCTGCTCGTTCGGAGACGGGCGAGTCTCAGAAGGACGGAGACGATTCGAAGAGCGCGGTCGCCACGGCCGGCTCGCCATCAGGGGATGACTGTCAAGCTTCCAGTATTCAGAAGAAAATTCGCCGAGCCGAGCGGTTTGGTATAACTTTGCAGCTTACAGAGGAAGAGAAGCGTAATTCCCGAGCGGAGAG GTTTGGCACTGGGTCACCATTGCATGGCTCCGAGACATTGAAGAAGTCAGAGGAGCACAAGAGAAAGGCTAGAGCTGAGAG GTTTGGGCTTCGTGACTCGTCTGTGGTTACTGATGaggaaataaagaagaaagctACATCTGACGAGGAAGCAAAGGAGAAAGCTACTACTGATGTGGAAGCAAAGAAGAAGGCTACAACCGATGAGGAAGCAAAGAAGAAAGCTCGGCTTGCCAGGTTTGCACCGGTTTCTAAAACAGATGCCTTGgaggaagagaaaaggaaagcaaGAACGATCAG GTTTTCAAGCTCTCCATCAAATTCCTTGTCCCAAGTGAATGGTAAAGGAGATTTGGCACAG AATGCTGCTATCACAGGCGAGACTGGAGGAGGGGCTTGA
- the LOC109014338 gene encoding probable protein phosphatase 2C 38: MIKPCWKPSVEGDVNGRVDGLLWRKDLGHHAHGEFSMAVIQANNLLEDQSQLESGPLSSSESGPRGTFVGVYDGHGGTEASCFVNDNLFGNLKRYTSEHQGISETVIRKAFMATEKDFLSLVKKQWLSKPQIASAGSCCLVGVIYNGLLYVANAGDSRVVLARAERATREVTAIQLSDEHNASIKSVREELQAMHPHDLDIVVLKHRVWRVKGLIQVSRSIGDAYLKRAEFNREPLLPRFRLPEPFLKPILSSEPSISVHKLRPEDQFLIFASDGLWEHLSNQEAVQIVDNYPRNGVARRLLKAALREAAKKREMRYSDLKKVDKGVRRHFHDDITVVVVFIDQHSINRSPLHTSPISIRGGGVLAPANSYRLHST; the protein is encoded by the exons ATGATTAAACCCTGTTGGAAACCGTCCGTGGAGGGTGATGTGAATGGGAGGGTTGATGGCTTGTTGTGGCGTAAGGATTTGGGGCACCATGCTCATGGGGAGTTCTCAATGGCTGTAATTCAGGCTAATAACTTGTTGGAGGATCAAAGCCAACTCGAGTCTGGGCCATTGAGCTCATCTGAATCGGGTCCTCGGGGGACCTTTGTTGGAGTATATGACGGGCATGGAGGAACCGAGGCTTCATGTTTTGTCAACGACAATCTTTTTGGAAACCTCAAGA GATACACGTCTGAGCATCAGGGCATATCAGAAACTGTTATCAGAAAGGCTTTCATGGCAACTGAAAAGGACTTTCTCTCTCTTGTGAAGAAACAGTGGCTTAGTAAGCCACAGATTGCTTCTGCTGGATCATGTTGTTTGGTGGGAGTAATATATAATGGACTTCTGTATGTTGCAAATGCTGGGGATTCCCGAGTTGTGTTAGCGCGGGCAGAAAGAGCCACCAGGGAAGTCACAGCTATTCAATTATCTGATGAGCACAATGCGAGTATAAAATCAGTAAGAGAGGAACTTCAGGCAATGCATCCCCATGACTTGGATATTGTGGTGTTGAAGCATAGAGTTTGGCGAGTGAAGGGCCTCATACAG GTTTCAAGATCCATTGGTGATGCATATCTGAAGAGGGCAGAGTTCAACAGAGAGCCTCTACTGCCTAGATTTAGACTGCCTGAACCCTTCCTTAAGCCAATCCTTAGTTCAGAGCCATCCATTTCAGTACATAAACTACGCCCTGAAGATCAATTTCTCATATTTGCTTCAGATGGTCTATGGGAGCATCTTAGTAATCAGGAGGCCGTCCAAATTGTCGACAATTACCCACGTAAT GGAGTTGCCAGGAGGCTTCTCAAAGCTGCACTTCGAGAAGCAGccaagaaaagagaaatgaggTACTCAGACCTGAAAAAGGTTGATAAGGGGGTGCGGAGGCATTTTCATGACGATATCACGGTCGTGGTTGTGTTTATAGATCAACATTCAATCAATAGGAGTCCCCTCCACACTTCTCCCATTTCAATCAGAGGAGGAGGGGTCCTGGCTCCTGCCAACTCCTACCGCTTGCATAGCACTTGA